The sequence GTTACTGTTTCATTGGTGTTATCAAACGTGAGTTTCTGCGTTTTGTGCAGCAAAGAAGTCGTTTACTGAGCGCTTTGATTCGTCCATTATTGTGGTTGCTCGTGTTTGCAGCCGGCTTCCGTGCTGCGCTCGGGGTTTCGATCATGGAGCCTTATGGAACCTACATTACTTATCAGCAATATATTACCCCAGGATTGTGTTGCATGATTGTGCTTTTCAATGGCATGCAAAGTTCACTTTCGATGGTTTACGATCGAGAAATGGGCAGTATGAAGTTGTTGTTGATGAGTTCATTGCCGAGGCCGCTATTGCTGCTGTCGAAACTGGTTTCTACGGCGGTATTATCACTTGTTCAGGTGTGTATCTTTCTGTTAATTGTGCAGATGGTGGGGGTTGATACCCCTTTACTCGGTTATCTCACGGCTATTCCCGCAATCTTCTTAATCTCATTTTTTCTTGGTGCGCTCGGCTTACTGCTATCCAATTTGATTAAGCAGCTAGAGAACTTTGCTGGGGTGATGAACTTCATCATCTTTCCGATGTTCTTTCTTTCCAGTGCCCTTTATCCATTATGGAAAATGAAAGAAGCGAGTTTGTGGCTATTTTGGATCTGCAACTTCAATCCGTTTAGCTACTGCGTTGAGCTCTTGCGCTTTGCCCTTTATCAACAACTGAACGTTCAAGCCTTTGGTGTTGTATTTTTCGCAACATTAGTGGTCTCTGTGGTCGCTATTTATAGCTTTGAACCTAAACAAGTGAGTCGTCGAGGATAGGATGGTTATTGAGGCGCAAAGAGAGCTCTATCCTGAGATTGAGCCTTACCAAAGCTTTATGCTACCGATGAAGGCGGCACAGGGGGAGCAGTGTCATCACATCTATGTGGAGCAGTGCGGAAACCCAGATGGCATTCCCGTGCTGTTTCTGCATGGTGGCCCAGGTTCAGGTTGTCGACCATCACATCGCCGACTGTTTGATCCCAGCAACTACCGAATCATCCTGTTTGACCAGCGTGGTTGTGGCCGTTCCAAGCCCTATGGTTCGATTAAGGACAATACTAGCGCGCATTTAGTCGCGGATATGGAGCAGATCAGGCAGCATCTTAAGATCGAAAAATGGATTTTGTTCGGTGGCTCTTGGGGAGCAACTTTGGGGCTTATCTATGCGCAGAAGCATGCAGAGCGAATCGCGGGTCTGGTGCTAAGAGGCGTCTTTCTAGGCCGTAAACAAGACATTGATTGGGTCTATGGTCATTCAGGCGCTGCAAAACTGTTTCCTTTCCAGTGGGCTACATTGATGTCTTTACTCACTAGTGAAGAGCAGTCATCACCGATTGAAAGCATTTATCGTCACTTAAATGGCCAAGATGAGCCGCTTAAACTCAAGCTCAAACAGGCACTTGACGTATGGGAGAATCAATTGGTTACGTTAACACCACAACCAACGGCAGAGTCTCCAGACTTTGAACAACTTGCTGCTAATGAATCTAAACGGATTCAACTTCACTACTGTATCCATGACTGTTTTATCGATCAGCCTCTATTGTCGAGGCCATTCGCGTTAACGGACGTGCCATGTCATATTATCCAAGGACAATATGATATGGTCTGCCCGCTAGAACAAGGATGGCAGTTGTATCAAGCGAATCCAGAATTTAACTTCAAAGTTGTTCCTTTGTCAGGGCATGTGGCGAGTGAGCCATTAATACAAGATGCGCTGCTCAACCTAATGGACAACTTGGCGTGTTTAGAGAACAAAAAACCAACGCATGCCACCTCACCGAAAACTAATGACTGTGTTGACCAACCTAGCGCACAAGGGGTAAAACCTTTGCAGCGGTTTTAGCCCTATAGCCTACTTAATCCTTAACCACTTCCCCACTTTTGGAAAATCTCTCCCTGACACTTAAGTTATTCATGTTGTTGTCATACTCGACAAGTAGTCTCACCGAGTCATTTGATTAACACCTATATCATTCACATGGGACAGAAAATTCATCCAAAAGACGAAAGAATCGTGCAGCTATTGCAGCAACAAGGTTTGATAAAAAGAGAAGTAAAAACACGTTTGAAAAGCGAAGTTTACCGCCTACAAACTGACGAGATCGTCAAAATTAATAACTATGCCGAGCACTTTGGGCTAAGCGCAAAACAAAAGTTGATCGATGAAATACTCGACCTTCGCCGTGAAACTATGATTTCTAGGCTCACAAAAGCTCAGGTTGTTGCTCTATAAATGATAAATGCAAGTTCAGCCCCTCTTATAAAAGAGGAGCTGATTTACTACCGACTTAACTTAAGCAGGAATACCAGCCTCGTCCTCATCGACAATGTCCGTTTCTAAACTTGCTTCCGCGAGCCATTTTTGTACAGCCGCGCTGTTGAGTTGCTTTTGCTGATACTGTTTTGCCTTGTCAGAGAGTTCTATACCGTAAGTTTTGAACCTCAGTGCAACAGGCGCATACATTGCATCCGCAATAGACCACTCTCCAAACAGCCAACCTTCTGAATGCTCTTCCATCTGTTTGGACCAAATAGCATCGATTCGTGCGATGTCTTTTACCGCACCATCACTGAATTCGACGTGTCGTGCGGCCCTGCAGTTCATTGGTAATTCATTGCGTAAGCAGGAAAAGCCAGAATGCATTTCAGCAGAGATCGATCTTGCTATGGCTCTTTCCTCTTTCGACTCGGGCCATGCTTTTCCGTTTAAGTACGTTTCGTTCACGTATTCCAGAATCGCAATTGAATCCCATATCGCCAGCCCTTCATCGACAAGCGTCGGCACTTTTTCGTTTTGCGATACTTGATTAAGCGTGTTGTAAAAATCCTCTGTGAAGAGCTTTAGCTTAATAATGTCTACGTCTAACCCGTACTGCTCAAAAATAAGCCAAGCGCGCAATGACCAGCTCGAGTAGTTTTGGTTACCAATATAGAGTTTCATCCCTGTCTCCATGTGTTCAATGAATTAATCGAATAGCTCAATCACTAATTTATTATCTTTTACCACTAAATTCGGGCTTGCTGATTTCAAAAGCACCGATTTCACTTGAGCGCTATCGAGTTTGTAGACTGGCTGCTGAGAAAGTGCGTAGCCAATCAATGATACCGCGGGTTTTAACAGCGTCTTCAATTCAGGGGTAAACAACTGACTACGTTCATCAAAGTGCTCTAGTCTTAGCGACTTCAGAAAAATTTCTCCCGTCTCTTTGTCATATTCAGGAATCGCACTAAATTCGAGGTCAATATCCAACTCTCGCTTGCGATCATTCAACATTTGCACTTTACCGCTCGTATTGGCAAACACTGAAACACGATCTTTGTCTGCTCGACCAATTTTCACTTCCAGATCATCGACTGACACTTGCGCGTACATCACGTTCTCAATACCAACGGTCTGATTTAAGTTCGCGTTGTCATTCAAGTATTTTGTCATCTCTTGTTCTGAAATACTGTAGGTAGCACAGCCTCCCATCACCAACGTCATAAACATCAGTGCAAGCATTGTTAGTTTTTTTCTTATCATCAATAATTTACTCATATTAACTTTTTGGAAATACATCAATTTTAGCATCATCTGCTCTTTTCAGAGTCCCGTGATAGATAAGTTTTGCCGCCATTGAAGTGAATTGATTCAGCGTTGTTCAGTGAATGTGACCTCTTGATAGCTCCAATCAAACTTATCGCAAATACGGATCAGCTCTTTCTCATCGGATTGGGTTTGCGTGACTAACCAGTTAAGTAATTCGTCAGTAATTGGAGAGCGTTTCTTTTGGTAACAGTAATATTGCCAGTCACTGTGCTGCAGCGAGATATTCTTAGGACATTTCAAGAACTGACGCTTTATTTCAGGCAGTACCAAAAGCAAGTCTGTGACTGTGACACCTTGACCAGATAAACACCCGCTCAGTGCTAAATCCAAGCTGTAAAACACCGTGTCCCTCCCCTTTTTAACGCCTTGCAACTTGGCGTTTTTCAACCATATTTTCCAATCTTGATGATCAAGGGTGGCATGTAAATGTGGTAGAGAAAGTAAATCATCGAGTTGGATTTCTTTGTTAGAGAGGAGTTCGGAATAAACCGGGGCCATGTATTCATGTCTTAAAAAAGTAACACCTCGCTTACCTGCGTATTTATCACCTTGTCGCGTATTGATGATGAGTAAATCGCAGTCTTCCGCTTCAAGAACGGGATCTTCGTCGATCGATGGAATGATGACGATTTCATGTTCCGGGTATTTTTCATTCAACCAAACGACTTGGGGCATGAGTACTCGTGTCGCGTAGCTTAATGCGCTTTTGATGACGATACGACTTTTACTCGGAGCTTGCCATTGGGCGATTAAGGCGTCCAAATTCGAGTAGTTTTTTCTTAATACTTCGTATAACTCTTTTCCCCTTTCACTCAGCTCTATCGAACGGTGCTTTCGAATAACTAAAGATGAGCTCAAATCATTCTCAAGCTGTTTAATTTGTCGGCTCACCGCACTTTGCGTCACGTTCAGTTCTTCAGACGCTTTCGTAAAGCTCATAAGGCGTGCAACAGATTCAAACACTTTAAATGCGTTGTGCGAATAAGGAAGATGTTGATAAGGATACATAAGCGAATTCACATAACTTCAACTCATACCAGAGTGGCATAAATGTTATTTGAACACCAGCACCAAATTGCTTACCTTAATGTGACAACGATCACGAGGCAAATAATGAAAAAAATATTAACGTTGGCATTACCATTGATTATTTCACAACTCATCGCGATGGCTTTGGTGCTCACCGATGTGTGGATGATGTCGCGTCTCAGCGTGTCTGCAATCGCGGCGGGCGGTTTAGGTGCCTCCATCTTCTCGTTCATCTTTATTATTGCAAGCAGCACAGTAGGTTGTGTGGCAAATTTGATTGCTATCGCCTACGGCCAGCGAATCGCGAGACCAGAACACGGAAACCAGCAGATACGTTTAGCGGTTAAAGGTGCCGTGCTATTGTCTGCTTTACTCTCTGTCACGCTCACCCTATGTTTTTCGTTTGTCCCTGAACTCATCACGTTCGCTAAGCAACCAACAGAACTTATCGAGCCCGCAATGGATTACGTGGACACCTTAAAATGGGCGATGTTTCCTTCATTAATTCTGCTCGTATTACGAGGGCTGACTAGTGCGTTAGGAAATACCAAATCGATCATGGTGATGTCATTATTGACCGTCACCCTTAATGTGCCTATCAGCTACGTGCTGGCGTTTGAATTCGGCTTCGGGCTTTCAGGCCTTGGTGCTGGCACCTCCTTGGCGGCACTTATCGTCATGCTAGGTTATGGATACTGGGTATTTAAACGCCCTAAATATGTCTCTTTTGCACCTTGGCGCAACCTTGACGAATATTCATGGAAGTTGATGAACCCTCTGCTTGCGATGGGCTTTCCTATTGCGCTTGCCGCACTTTTGGAGCACGGTCTAATCTATGGTGGCACATTGATGGCGGGGACAATCAGCGTCGCTGCACTTGCGCTCCACCAAATCCTACTTCAGTGCCTGAGTTTTACATGGAACATCAATTTCGGGTTCTCGCAAGCAGCGGCCATTCTAGTTGGCCAAGATTTTGGCGCAGGAAATTATGATGGCATTAAACGCACAGCTATTCGCAGTTTTGGTATTACGACGGTTTTGAGTATTGTCATAGCTGGCGGATTCATACTGTGGCCAGAACTCATTGCCGACATGTTTAATTTAGATCCTGCACTAACTACGTTACTGACCGCGGTTCTTTGGGTGGTGGCCTTGTCGTTTATTGTCGATGCTTGGCAGCTGTTGGCGATCAACTTACTTCGCGGAATGAGAATTGTGGTGGCTCCAACCATCATGACAGCGATCGGTTACTGGGCTTTTGGACTACCAGCGTCATGGCTGCTAATGGACGCTTTTGGTCTTGCTGGGATCTGGGGCGGTATTGGAATTGGCCTTGGAGTGACGGGGATCTTGCTACTGGTGCAATTATTGCTTTCTATTAAGAAACATCACGGACTGGATTCACTTGCTGTCGCGGCCAGTTAGCCTTTATCATCGCGGCTTGGTTTTAAAAAGAAGTAATCATGACCGATCTCGAGCTAGAATTTGAACATATTTACCTTGAAGTACGAGCCGAACGCTGGCAACAAATCGATCGCTTCCTATTTAGCTATTTTTGCTTTCGTGAAGGGTATGTGACCAAAAATGGAAAACCAGATTGGGAACTCGCTCGAGAAAATGCACCTCGCTCATACAAAGTCGACTCACTTAAAAACGCTGAACTTGAACCTATCGTGCCGCTAGAGGTGGTCATCGGCGAAATTAAACGCTACTTCCGAGATGGAGAGTTAACGCCGAGTGTGCTGCGTAGAATTTTAGATAGCCTATTGACCTATACTGTCATAACAAGGCAAGAGAAAGCACTGTTAAGGAATGCAGCCTTGCAGAATGCTATGCCTATCTCATGGTATAAAAATGGCGACAAAAACCCATATTTGCGGTTTAACCACGTCGACATCAAGATAAACCAATGTTGAGAACAACAAAAAGCCCTGCTGGATTAGCAGGGCTTTGTATTTATAACAACACTATGTGTTTGAATTAGTCACGCAGTGTCGCGTTAAACTTCTCTGATACGTGTGCAACGATCGCTTCTACCGCACCCGCGATGTCTGCATCTTCAAGCGTACGCTCAACAGATTGTAGTGTCAGTGCAATCGCAAGGCTCTTCTTGCCTTCCTCAACACCTTTACCTACGTAAACGTCGAACAGTTTCGCGTCTTTCAGGAACTCACCACCTTGCTCAAGACATGCTGCAACGATGTCACCAGAAGCGACAGCTTCGTCGACAACAACCGCGATATCACGACGGTTTGATGGGAACTTAGAAAGTGCTACCGCTTCTGGGATCACTTTAGTGTTGATCGCAGACCATTCTATTTCGAATACGATAGTACGGCCATTCAGACCAAACTTACGCTCAAGTTCTGGGTGAACCGTACCGATCACACCGACTTCTTTGCCATCTACGATGATTGCCGCAGATTGACCTGGGTGAAGTGCTGGATGCTTCGCTGCTGCAAACGAGTATGCTTTTTCGTTCGCAGAAAGCTCAAGGATCGCTTCTAGATCGCCTTTCAGGTCAAAGAAATCAACCGTGTTGGTTTCGATATCCCAGTGCTCTTCACCACGAGTACCTGCAATCACGCCTGCCAGC is a genomic window of Vibrio japonicus containing:
- a CDS encoding DUF1439 domain-containing protein gives rise to the protein MIRKKLTMLALMFMTLVMGGCATYSISEQEMTKYLNDNANLNQTVGIENVMYAQVSVDDLEVKIGRADKDRVSVFANTSGKVQMLNDRKRELDIDLEFSAIPEYDKETGEIFLKSLRLEHFDERSQLFTPELKTLLKPAVSLIGYALSQQPVYKLDSAQVKSVLLKSASPNLVVKDNKLVIELFD
- a CDS encoding ABC transporter permease, with product MSFQQYRYCFIGVIKREFLRFVQQRSRLLSALIRPLLWLLVFAAGFRAALGVSIMEPYGTYITYQQYITPGLCCMIVLFNGMQSSLSMVYDREMGSMKLLLMSSLPRPLLLLSKLVSTAVLSLVQVCIFLLIVQMVGVDTPLLGYLTAIPAIFLISFFLGALGLLLSNLIKQLENFAGVMNFIIFPMFFLSSALYPLWKMKEASLWLFWICNFNPFSYCVELLRFALYQQLNVQAFGVVFFATLVVSVVAIYSFEPKQVSRRG
- a CDS encoding LysR family transcriptional regulator: MYPYQHLPYSHNAFKVFESVARLMSFTKASEELNVTQSAVSRQIKQLENDLSSSLVIRKHRSIELSERGKELYEVLRKNYSNLDALIAQWQAPSKSRIVIKSALSYATRVLMPQVVWLNEKYPEHEIVIIPSIDEDPVLEAEDCDLLIINTRQGDKYAGKRGVTFLRHEYMAPVYSELLSNKEIQLDDLLSLPHLHATLDHQDWKIWLKNAKLQGVKKGRDTVFYSLDLALSGCLSGQGVTVTDLLLVLPEIKRQFLKCPKNISLQHSDWQYYCYQKKRSPITDELLNWLVTQTQSDEKELIRICDKFDWSYQEVTFTEQR
- the pip gene encoding prolyl aminopeptidase, yielding MVIEAQRELYPEIEPYQSFMLPMKAAQGEQCHHIYVEQCGNPDGIPVLFLHGGPGSGCRPSHRRLFDPSNYRIILFDQRGCGRSKPYGSIKDNTSAHLVADMEQIRQHLKIEKWILFGGSWGATLGLIYAQKHAERIAGLVLRGVFLGRKQDIDWVYGHSGAAKLFPFQWATLMSLLTSEEQSSPIESIYRHLNGQDEPLKLKLKQALDVWENQLVTLTPQPTAESPDFEQLAANESKRIQLHYCIHDCFIDQPLLSRPFALTDVPCHIIQGQYDMVCPLEQGWQLYQANPEFNFKVVPLSGHVASEPLIQDALLNLMDNLACLENKKPTHATSPKTNDCVDQPSAQGVKPLQRF
- a CDS encoding glutathione S-transferase family protein, translating into MKLYIGNQNYSSWSLRAWLIFEQYGLDVDIIKLKLFTEDFYNTLNQVSQNEKVPTLVDEGLAIWDSIAILEYVNETYLNGKAWPESKEERAIARSISAEMHSGFSCLRNELPMNCRAARHVEFSDGAVKDIARIDAIWSKQMEEHSEGWLFGEWSIADAMYAPVALRFKTYGIELSDKAKQYQQKQLNSAAVQKWLAEASLETDIVDEDEAGIPA
- a CDS encoding MATE family efflux transporter, which translates into the protein MKKILTLALPLIISQLIAMALVLTDVWMMSRLSVSAIAAGGLGASIFSFIFIIASSTVGCVANLIAIAYGQRIARPEHGNQQIRLAVKGAVLLSALLSVTLTLCFSFVPELITFAKQPTELIEPAMDYVDTLKWAMFPSLILLVLRGLTSALGNTKSIMVMSLLTVTLNVPISYVLAFEFGFGLSGLGAGTSLAALIVMLGYGYWVFKRPKYVSFAPWRNLDEYSWKLMNPLLAMGFPIALAALLEHGLIYGGTLMAGTISVAALALHQILLQCLSFTWNINFGFSQAAAILVGQDFGAGNYDGIKRTAIRSFGITTVLSIVIAGGFILWPELIADMFNLDPALTTLLTAVLWVVALSFIVDAWQLLAINLLRGMRIVVAPTIMTAIGYWAFGLPASWLLMDAFGLAGIWGGIGIGLGVTGILLLVQLLLSIKKHHGLDSLAVAAS